A section of the Chryseobacterium ginsenosidimutans genome encodes:
- a CDS encoding HEAT repeat domain-containing protein, protein MLNSVHFIFLIFLGMLSLVLVLIIVVIIYSFYQYRISVRVSRWSEIINKKITKVIVYEDEVSADHDFILASKSPLFRNLFLQKLVDSEKKFSGVAQNKIKYLFEEYNLKGDALKKLQQKKPYLIAGGIQELTAMNAEDSLPEISRFLSHPSPQVYQEAQYALVNFKGFEGLHYLDTIPTIISEWQQLRLLLSINYIPENSADRINSWLESQNNSVVIFTLKLLKKFQVLSVYPMVTRLLAHPSTEVRVQTVQTLLSLENFSTIKDLIEVYPEQPTEVQLEILKAIKISKDKSSIDFLKEQMLNNTESGIKICAAEALFSLGQQEYLEQMALDETSSEELIKIIKYALQEKI, encoded by the coding sequence ATGCTGAATTCTGTACATTTTATTTTTCTTATCTTTCTGGGAATGCTCTCACTGGTGCTTGTGCTGATTATCGTAGTCATCATTTACAGTTTCTATCAGTACAGAATATCAGTTCGCGTGTCAAGATGGTCAGAAATAATCAATAAAAAAATCACAAAAGTAATTGTTTATGAAGATGAGGTATCGGCAGATCATGATTTTATTTTAGCCAGTAAGAGTCCTTTATTTAGAAATTTATTTTTGCAAAAACTGGTCGATTCTGAGAAGAAATTTTCAGGAGTTGCCCAAAATAAAATTAAATATCTCTTTGAAGAATACAACCTTAAAGGTGATGCATTAAAAAAGCTGCAACAAAAGAAACCTTACTTAATTGCAGGAGGAATACAGGAACTTACCGCCATGAATGCAGAAGACAGCCTGCCGGAAATCTCCAGATTTTTATCGCATCCTTCACCGCAGGTATATCAGGAAGCACAATATGCTTTGGTGAATTTTAAAGGATTTGAAGGACTACATTACTTAGATACCATTCCTACAATAATATCAGAATGGCAGCAGCTGCGTCTGCTTCTTTCAATAAATTACATTCCTGAAAATTCTGCAGACAGAATAAACAGCTGGCTTGAAAGCCAAAATAATTCTGTGGTTATTTTCACTCTAAAACTGTTAAAAAAGTTTCAGGTACTGTCAGTTTATCCTATGGTTACAAGATTGTTGGCTCATCCTTCGACAGAAGTAAGAGTACAGACGGTACAAACTTTATTATCTCTGGAGAATTTTTCGACGATTAAAGATCTTATTGAAGTATATCCAGAACAGCCTACTGAAGTTCAGCTCGAAATCCTTAAAGCAATAAAAATTTCTAAAGATAAAAGTAGTATCGATTTTCTGAAGGAACAGATGCTCAATAACACAGAGTCCGGTATAAAGATATGCGCTGCTGAAGCTCTGTTTTCATTAGGACAGCAGGAATATTTAGAACAGATGGCTCTGGATGAAACTTCTTCTGAAGAATTAATTAAAATCATCAAATACGCATTGCAGGAAAAAATATGA
- a CDS encoding response regulator transcription factor, with amino-acid sequence MVILIAEDDELILKTIEHKLLKEGHEVVLSRNGKEAIETLKNESIDLAITDIMMPFASGIEILSAIKIMGKQIPVIMLSSMGQEEVVLNAFDLGASDFIVKPFSPNELILRIKRFSPK; translated from the coding sequence ATGGTGATTCTAATTGCTGAAGATGACGAACTTATTTTAAAAACGATAGAACATAAATTACTAAAAGAAGGACATGAGGTAGTTTTAAGCCGTAACGGTAAAGAAGCTATTGAAACCCTGAAAAACGAAAGCATAGATCTTGCCATAACGGATATTATGATGCCTTTCGCCTCAGGAATTGAAATTCTATCTGCTATAAAAATAATGGGTAAGCAAATACCTGTAATCATGCTTTCAAGTATGGGACAGGAAGAAGTGGTGCTGAATGCTTTTGACCTAGGAGCATCCGATTTTATTGTAAAACCCTTCAGTCCCAATGAATTAATTTTAAGAATAAAAAGATTTTCTCCAAAATAA
- a CDS encoding response regulator — MDKYPVPANEEGRINKLKFFDLLQLKKDPQLDIFAETACLIADCPASLIAMMESETQVIQSCIGLAFDSVDRKSTLCQYSIASGEIVIINDTLVDERSSENPLILAGGIRFYAGIPLIDDEGFALGTLCVIDYKPKTLTENQINALQKIGTAVTNLLIGKRKNIEAEYFQQTFNISNNLICVLDSNFMLKDVNPAFEKVFSFNKTETFNQSFLSVLGEDNDELQLLIKKLPDIQEEVTFSTSTKISDTSTIIVEWYLKQNQNHSEIFCFGINITQQIEEKQMLESSERRFRSFFENAIGLMSMHDMEGNIIAVNEKGRKTLHYSAEEVKELNLKDLVPKKNWPLLEQYIERINSSKEDLGTMILKSKEGEEMVWMYHNLVETDKEGMPYVVSTALNVTERMTLEKDLLYTKKMLEQTSAVAQVGGWEVNLKTNTVFWSQSTKEIHKIDNAFQPDFENALGFYNQESRTKLEILFNRAVEEGIPYDAELQLIRNDGVMIWVRVKGIPEFEDGVCTRIFGIIQDIDNFKKIYLELATKEAMLQSFVTYVPTAVAMFDKDLNYLSVSSSWRNEFHMHDTDLIGKNMFTISPNVPDERKKIYRDALAGKAYINRDMALEIPHKEGIQHYNIVVSPWYLSDEVMGGVIVSAQNITDSAKINEELKNAKEMADIANKTKSEFLANMSHEIRTPLNGVIGFSDLLLQTPLNEIQTQYLNYINESGENLLNIINDILDFSKIESGKMELLVEKANVYDMVSQVINVVLYQSQKKNIELLLNIEPGLPKTIWLDETRLKQILINLLGNAVKFTSEGEIELKVEKLNTDDKNITLRFSVRDTGIGIPVEKQKHIFNAFTQENSSISKQYGGTGLGLTISNNILKYMGSKLSLESELQKGSVFYFDIQIPYEDEVSDQSEDETLKINRVLIVDDNEANRVILQHMLAYKNVDSVLAANGMEALQLLLAGERFDVILVDYHMPIISGLETIEKIKQLFDQQNEVSPLVVLHTSSEEHDVINSFKKEENSYFLLKPIKSEELYKTLRRAIKSSEKEKVVQKSMQKEETFALMDSPHVLLVDDNPVNMVLNNRMMKSLIPDAQLVEATDGLQALERCKDQFFDLLLMDVQMPVMDGIEATKQIRMLPEYSTVPIIGVTAGNVLGEKEKCLDSGMNDFLPKPLRQSDLLEMLKKYIGNGLQELAESPANPETYLDMSLLQEQMGDDEDFKEIFLNLVIQELTQAQENIKIGVKEKNTEYLKQILHKLKGTAGTAGLIKLTEKTAYWESHIDENMDYTSMEYEIIHEVKIGLQLIKDLIQ, encoded by the coding sequence ATGGATAAATACCCTGTTCCTGCTAATGAAGAAGGACGAATTAATAAGCTGAAGTTTTTTGACCTTTTACAGTTGAAGAAAGACCCACAGTTAGATATTTTTGCAGAAACAGCATGCCTGATTGCGGACTGTCCGGCTTCTCTCATTGCTATGATGGAAAGTGAGACACAGGTAATCCAAAGTTGTATAGGGCTTGCCTTTGATTCTGTAGACAGGAAAAGTACTTTATGCCAGTATTCAATTGCGAGTGGCGAGATTGTAATAATCAATGATACTTTGGTAGATGAAAGATCATCTGAAAATCCGCTAATATTAGCAGGAGGAATCCGCTTTTATGCAGGAATTCCTCTTATAGATGATGAAGGGTTTGCATTAGGTACTCTATGCGTTATTGACTATAAACCTAAAACATTAACAGAAAATCAAATAAACGCTCTTCAAAAAATAGGAACTGCTGTTACAAATCTACTCATAGGGAAACGGAAGAACATTGAAGCTGAATATTTTCAGCAGACTTTCAATATTTCTAATAATCTAATTTGTGTTCTGGATAGTAATTTTATGCTTAAGGATGTTAATCCTGCCTTTGAAAAGGTGTTCAGTTTTAATAAAACAGAGACTTTTAATCAAAGCTTTTTAAGCGTTTTAGGCGAAGACAATGACGAATTGCAATTACTTATAAAAAAGCTACCCGATATTCAGGAGGAAGTTACATTTTCTACCTCCACCAAAATCAGCGATACTTCAACGATTATTGTAGAGTGGTATTTAAAACAGAATCAAAATCATTCTGAGATTTTCTGTTTCGGTATAAATATCACCCAGCAGATCGAAGAAAAACAAATGCTTGAAAGCTCAGAGCGTCGCTTTAGAAGCTTTTTTGAAAATGCAATAGGATTAATGAGCATGCATGATATGGAAGGAAATATCATCGCAGTTAATGAAAAAGGAAGAAAAACACTTCATTACTCGGCAGAAGAAGTTAAAGAGTTGAATTTAAAAGACCTTGTTCCTAAGAAAAACTGGCCTTTACTTGAGCAGTATATTGAAAGGATAAACAGCAGCAAGGAAGATCTCGGAACCATGATCCTAAAATCGAAGGAAGGAGAGGAAATGGTCTGGATGTATCATAATCTGGTAGAAACAGACAAAGAAGGGATGCCATATGTAGTAAGTACAGCTCTGAATGTTACTGAAAGAATGACACTTGAAAAAGATTTGTTGTACACTAAAAAAATGTTGGAACAGACGAGCGCTGTGGCACAGGTAGGAGGTTGGGAAGTTAACCTTAAAACCAATACTGTTTTCTGGTCGCAATCTACTAAAGAAATACATAAAATAGACAATGCATTTCAGCCTGATTTTGAAAATGCATTAGGTTTTTATAATCAGGAAAGCAGGACAAAACTTGAAATATTATTTAATAGAGCTGTAGAAGAAGGCATACCCTACGATGCAGAATTACAGCTTATACGTAATGACGGAGTTATGATATGGGTAAGGGTAAAAGGAATACCCGAATTTGAAGATGGTGTCTGTACAAGAATCTTTGGGATTATCCAGGATATTGATAACTTCAAAAAAATCTATCTCGAATTGGCTACAAAAGAAGCCATGCTGCAATCATTTGTAACGTATGTTCCGACTGCGGTGGCGATGTTTGATAAAGACCTCAATTATCTATCGGTAAGCAGCAGTTGGAGAAATGAGTTCCACATGCATGATACAGATCTTATCGGAAAAAACATGTTTACTATTTCACCCAATGTGCCGGATGAAAGAAAGAAAATATACCGAGATGCGCTGGCAGGTAAAGCGTACATCAATAGAGATATGGCTTTAGAAATTCCTCATAAAGAAGGAATACAGCATTATAATATAGTAGTAAGCCCATGGTATCTGTCAGATGAGGTTATGGGTGGGGTTATTGTTTCTGCACAGAATATTACAGATTCGGCAAAAATCAACGAAGAGCTTAAAAATGCAAAGGAAATGGCAGATATTGCCAATAAAACCAAGTCTGAATTTCTCGCCAATATGAGCCATGAAATAAGAACTCCGCTGAATGGGGTTATCGGATTTTCCGACCTCTTGCTTCAGACTCCACTGAATGAAATACAGACACAGTATCTGAATTACATTAATGAATCAGGCGAAAACCTGCTGAATATTATCAACGATATTCTTGACTTTTCCAAAATTGAATCAGGAAAAATGGAGCTTTTGGTGGAAAAAGCCAATGTTTATGATATGGTGAGCCAGGTAATCAATGTGGTCCTTTATCAGTCTCAGAAAAAAAATATCGAGCTTCTTTTAAATATTGAACCCGGATTACCCAAAACAATCTGGCTTGATGAGACACGACTGAAGCAGATTCTCATCAATCTTCTCGGGAATGCTGTAAAATTTACATCAGAAGGGGAGATAGAACTTAAAGTGGAAAAACTGAATACAGACGATAAAAATATTACATTACGGTTCTCAGTAAGAGATACGGGAATTGGCATTCCTGTAGAAAAACAGAAGCATATCTTTAATGCTTTCACTCAGGAAAACAGCTCCATCAGTAAACAGTATGGAGGAACCGGTCTCGGACTCACAATTTCAAATAATATTCTGAAGTATATGGGAAGTAAACTTTCCCTGGAAAGTGAACTTCAGAAAGGATCTGTTTTCTATTTTGATATTCAGATTCCTTATGAAGATGAAGTTTCTGACCAAAGTGAAGATGAAACACTGAAAATCAACAGGGTTTTGATTGTTGACGATAATGAAGCAAACAGGGTTATTCTTCAGCATATGCTTGCGTATAAAAATGTAGATTCTGTACTTGCAGCTAACGGAATGGAAGCTCTTCAGTTATTATTAGCCGGAGAACGGTTTGATGTTATTTTGGTAGATTATCATATGCCGATTATCTCAGGACTTGAAACAATTGAGAAAATAAAGCAGTTATTTGATCAGCAAAATGAAGTCTCACCTCTTGTTGTCCTTCACACTTCCTCTGAAGAACATGATGTTATCAATTCCTTCAAGAAAGAAGAAAACTCATATTTTCTACTTAAACCTATTAAATCTGAAGAATTGTACAAGACGTTACGACGGGCAATAAAAAGTTCAGAAAAAGAAAAGGTTGTGCAAAAATCGATGCAGAAAGAAGAGACTTTCGCACTTATGGATTCTCCGCATGTTTTACTTGTTGATGATAATCCTGTGAATATGGTTCTTAATAACAGGATGATGAAATCATTGATTCCCGACGCGCAATTAGTAGAAGCAACCGATGGACTTCAGGCGTTGGAACGATGCAAAGATCAGTTTTTTGATCTGTTATTAATGGATGTACAAATGCCTGTAATGGACGGGATAGAAGCTACGAAACAGATCCGAATGCTGCCGGAATATTCCACAGTTCCTATTATCGGAGTTACTGCAGGAAATGTATTGGGTGAAAAAGAAAAATGCCTGGATTCAGGGATGAATGATTTCCTGCCAAAGCCTCTTAGACAGTCCGACCTGTTGGAAATGTTGAAAAAGTACATAGGTAATGGTCTTCAGGAATTAGCTGAAAGCCCTGCCAATCCGGAAACATATTTGGATATGAGTCTATTACAGGAGCAGATGGGTGATGATGAAGATTTCAAAGAAATATTTTTGAATTTAGTGATACAGGAACTTACCCAAGCGCAAGAAAATATAAAAATAGGGGTAAAAGAAAAGAATACCGAATATCTAAAACAGATCCTCCACAAGCTCAAAGGAACTGCAGGAACTGCCGGCTTGATAAAACTTACAGAAAAAACGGCTTATTGGGAAAGCCATATTGATGAGAACATGGATTATACTTCTATGGAGTATGAAATTATACATGAAGTAAAGATAGGATTACAATTAATTAAAGATTTAATACAATAA
- a CDS encoding DUF1826 domain-containing protein, whose translation MNNTFSGNNQIGVVFNFSELVNTNFQDAKNAICWHRDLVGDYKEIVSKLQLKENITEVHAEDLLSLQLSEQGNIAREIILNDLQLLTDFGASPSLNLLKSYERDEEFDFISTDVYSYHVDHSPVGTSTFLCTYFGAASDILPNDQATQKIVIPEIREKLKELHNGPEAVFETFLKDYYFDLHYQPKPNAQPINLGLGHLWRLAVEHPGQQVLPCIHRAPVENDGEYRLLLIC comes from the coding sequence ATGAACAATACATTTTCCGGCAATAATCAGATTGGAGTCGTTTTCAATTTTTCAGAACTTGTAAATACCAATTTCCAGGACGCTAAGAATGCAATTTGTTGGCACAGAGATCTGGTTGGAGATTATAAAGAAATTGTATCCAAACTTCAATTAAAAGAGAATATTACAGAAGTTCACGCTGAAGATCTTTTATCTCTTCAGTTATCAGAACAAGGTAATATTGCAAGGGAAATTATTTTAAATGATCTACAATTATTAACCGATTTCGGAGCATCACCTTCCCTCAATTTACTCAAAAGTTACGAACGAGATGAAGAATTCGACTTCATTTCAACAGATGTATATTCGTACCATGTCGATCATTCGCCTGTGGGCACAAGCACTTTTTTATGTACTTACTTTGGTGCTGCAAGTGATATCTTACCTAATGATCAGGCTACACAAAAAATAGTAATTCCTGAAATCCGGGAAAAGCTCAAAGAATTACACAACGGCCCGGAAGCCGTTTTTGAAACGTTTTTGAAGGATTATTATTTTGATCTCCATTATCAACCCAAGCCGAATGCCCAACCAATTAATTTAGGTTTAGGACATCTCTGGAGATTGGCAGTAGAACATCCTGGGCAACAGGTTTTACCCTGTATCCATAGAGCACCTGTCGAAAATGATGGTGAATACCGATTGCTTTTAATTTGTTAG